The Anolis sagrei isolate rAnoSag1 chromosome Y, rAnoSag1.mat, whole genome shotgun sequence genome contains a region encoding:
- the LOC137095111 gene encoding guanine nucleotide-binding protein G(z) subunit alpha-like, whose product MGCRQSSEEKEAVQRSRRIDRHLRSESQRQRREIKLLLLGTSNSGKSTIVKQMKIIHSGGFNLEACKEYKPLIIYNSIDSLTCIIRALATLKIEFHNLDRAYDAVQLFALTGPAESNGEIMPELLGVMKRLWGDLGVQECFCRSNEYHLEDNAAYYLNNLERIAALDYIPTVEDILRSRDMTTGIVENKFTFKELTFKMVDVGGQRSERKKWIHCFEGVTAIIFCVELSGYDLKLYEDNQTSRMAESLRLFDSICNNNWFINTSLILFLNKKDLLAEKIRRIPLNACFPEYKGQNTYEEAAIYIQRQFEDLNQNKETKEIYSHFTCATDTSNIQFVFDAVTDVIIQNNLKYIGLC is encoded by the exons ATGGGATGTCGGCAAAGCTCAGAGGAGAAAGAGGCGGTGCAGAGGTCCCGGCGAATCGACCGCCACCTGCGCTCTGAGAGCCAGCGCCAGCGCCGTGAGATCAAGCTCCTTCTCCTGGGCACCAGCAACTCCGGGAAGAGCACCATAGTTAAGCAGATGAAGATAATTCACAGTGGTGGGTTCAACCTAGAGGCCTGCAAGGAGTATAAGCCACTCATCATCTACAATTCCATTGACTCGCTCACCTGCATCATCCGGGCGCTTGCCACCCTCAAGATCGAGTTCCACAACCTGGATCGGGCCTATGATGCGGTGCAGCTCTTTGCCTTGACAGGCCCTGCTGAGAGCAATGGAGAGATCATGCCCGAACTCCTGGGGGTCATGAAGCGACTGTGGGGCGACTTGGGCGTCCAGGAATGCTTCTGTCGCTCCAATGAGTACCACCTGGAGGACAATGCCGCCTACTACTTGAACAACCTGGAGCGCATTGCGGCTTTGGACTACATCCCCACAGTGGAGGACATCCTACGCTCCCGGGACATGACCACAGGGATTGTGGAGAACAAGTTCACCTTCAAGGAGCTGACCTTCAAGATGGTGGATGTGGGTGGGCAGCGCTCTGAGCGGAAGAAGTGGATCCACTGCTTCGAGGGGGTTACCGCCATCATCTTCTGCGTGGAGTTGAGTGGCTACGACCTGAAGCTGTATGAGGACAACCAGACG AGCCGCATGGCTGAGAGCCTCCGCCTCTTCGACTCAATCTGCAACAATAACTGGTTCATTAACACCTCACTGATTCTCTTCCTGAATAAAAAGGACCTGCTGGCAGAGAAGATCCGCCGGATCCCACTGAACGCCTGCTTCCCAGAGTACAAGGGACAGAACACCTATGAGGAAGCTGCCATCTACATCCAGCGACAGTTCGAGGACTTGAACCAGAACAAGGAAACCAAGGAGATTTACTCCCATTTCACCTGTGCCACCGACACCAGTAACATCCAATTTGTCTTTGACGCTGTCACAGATGTCATCATCCAAAACAACCTTAAGTACATCGGGCTTTGCTGA